A section of the Acanthochromis polyacanthus isolate Apoly-LR-REF ecotype Palm Island chromosome 13, KAUST_Apoly_ChrSc, whole genome shotgun sequence genome encodes:
- the LOC127536863 gene encoding olfactory receptor 11A1-like produces the protein MKMMKNSTQVSDFILAAYFDAGVFKYLFFMIVLCAYVFIVGANGFLIVVICKTRSLHEPMYLFLVSLFVNELFGSSWLFPFLMVQILSDVHTVSASLCFLQVFSLYTYGNAELINLTVMSYDRYLAICYPLQYNTRMTFNKVAFLIAVTWILPVFVIGLTTSLTASLTLCGNIINKVYCNNYSIIQLACCDTTVNNMFEITAASVALCVSGSVILYTYVRILRVCFSGCKQSRKKAFSTCIPHLASLLNFSVGVSFEILGNRFDVSNVPNILQIFLSLHFLTVQPLFNPVMYGLNVSKISIIYY, from the exons atgaagatgatgaagaactCAACACAGGTTTCAGATTTCATTCTTGCTGCCTACTTTGACGCTGGAGTTTTTAAATACTtatttttcatgattgttctctgTGCTTATGTTTTTATTGTCGGTGCCAATGGGTttctcattgtggtcatttgtaAAACCAGAAGCCTCCATGAGCCCATGTACCTGTTCCTGGTCAGCCTGTTTGTAAATGAACTGTTTGGAAGTTCATGGTTGTTTCCATTCCTGATGGTTCAGATCCTCTCTGACGTTCACACCGTTTCTGCTTCACTCTGTTTCTTACAGGTTTTCTCTTTATACACTTATGGAAACGCTGAACTCATTAACTTGACCGTCATGTCCTATGACAGATATCTTGCTATCTGTTATCCTTTGCAATATAACACACGTATGACATTCAATAAGGTTGCTTTTCTGATTGCTGTGACGTGGAtacttcctgtttttgtcattggtCTCACAACATCACTGACTGCCTCTTTAACGCTGTGTGGAAACATCATTAATAAAGTGTACTGTAACAACTACTCCATCATACAGCTGGCCTGTTGTGACACCACAGTCAATAATATGTTTGAAATCACTGCTGCTTCCGTGGCGCTCTGTGTTTCAGGTTCTGTCATCCTCTACACCTACGTGAGGATCCTTcgagtgtgtttttctggttgTAAACAGAGCAGGAAGAAAGCATTCAGCACCTGTATACCTCACCTGGCTTCTCTGCTCAACTTCTCAGTTGGTGTTAGCTTTGAAATCTTAGGGAACAGATTTGATGTGAGCAATGTGCCAAATATTCTGCAAATATTTTTATCTTTACACTTTCTAACAGTGCAGCCGCTCTTTAACCCTGTAATGTACGGACTAAACGTGTCCAAAATAAGCATCATCT ATTATTGA
- the LOC127536862 gene encoding olfactory receptor 11A1-like: protein MINSTQVTFFTLSAYVDTGIFKYFYFLIVLAVYIATLSANVLIIVVICITRSLHEPMYLFLLSLFANELYGSTGLFPFLLVQILSDVHTISYSLCFLQVFCLYSYSTIEFLTIAVMSYDRHLAICYPLQYKTRMTFNKIMFLIALTWAYAFFIMLLMGFGLTGSLQLCGNIINKVYCDNYYIVKLGCSDTTVNNVFGLVHMFTVIFGLIVFILYTYLRILKVCFSGSKQTRQKAVSTCVPHLASLINFSCGVFFEIVQSRFNMTAVPNTLRVFLSLYFLTCQPLFNPVLYGLRLSKIHDTCRILFVRKKQQT, encoded by the coding sequence ATGATCAACTCCACACAGGTTACATTTTTCACCCTCAGTGCCTACGTTGACACCGGGATTTTCAAATACTTCTACTTCCTGATTGTTCTGGCGGTTTATATTGCAACTCTCAGTGCTAACGTTTTAATCATCGTGGTGATCTGCATTACCAGGAGCCTCCATGAGCCCATGTACCTGTTcctgctcagcctgtttgctAATGAACTGTATGGGAGTACAGGCTTGTTTCCATTCCTGCTGGTTCAGATCCTCTCTGACGTTCACACCATTTCTtattcactctgtttcctgcaggttttCTGTCTGTACTCTTATTCAACGATTGAATTTCTGACCATAGCCGTAATGTCTTACGACCGACATCTCGCCATCTGTTATCCTCTGCAATATAAAACACGCATGACGTTTAACAAGATCATGTTTCTTATTGCTTTAACGTGGGCATATGCTTTCTTTATCATGCTTTTAATGGGCTTCGGTCTGACTGGCAGTTTGCAGCTGTGTGGGAACATCATCAACAAAGTGTACTGTGACAACTACTACATTGTGAAGCTGGGCTGCTCTGACACCACCGTCAATAACGTGTTTGGACTGGTTCACATGTTCACCGTCATCTTTGGTCTGATCGTGTTTATCCTCTACACGTATCTGAGGATCCtcaaagtgtgtttttctggcagCAAACAGACCAGACAGAAAGCCGTCAGCACCTGTGTACCTCACCTGGCTTCCCTCATCAACTTCTCCTGTGGGGTTTTCTTTGAGATCGTACAGAGCAGGTTTAATATGACCGCCGTGCCCAACACGCTGCGTGTTTTCTTATCATTGTACTTTCTCACGTGTCAGCCGCTCTTCAACCCGGTACTGTACGGGCTCAGGTTGTCCAAAATACACGACACATGTAGGATTCTGTTTGttaggaaaaaacaacaaacatga
- the LOC110955169 gene encoding olfactory receptor 10R2-like: MMINSTQVSHFVLGAYFDTGMLKYLCFMIVLFLYVLIISANVFLIVIICMNRSLHEPMYLFLLSLFANELFGSTGLFPFLLVQILSDVHTVSYSLCFLQIFCLYSYACVEILNLAVMSYDRYLAICHPLQYKTSMTSKKVAALIALAWLFPSLAIVVLISLSAPLQLCGNVINKVTCGNYAIVKLACTDTGINNVYGLVYTVVSIITPLVLILYTYTRILQVCFSGCKQSRQKAVSTCTPHLASILNFSFGCCFQIVQSRFYMSSVPGMLDIILSLYFLTCQPLFTPLLYGLKMSSIRVLCKRLLFGEV, from the coding sequence ATGATGATCAACTCCACACAGGTTTCACACTTTGTACTCGGGGCCTATTTTGACACGGGCATGTTgaaatatttatgttttatgattgttttgttcCTGTATGTTTTAATCATCAGTGCTAACGTGTTTCTCATCGTGATCATCTGCATGAACAGAAGCCTCCATGAGCCCATGTACCTGTTcctgctcagcctgtttgctAATGAACTGTTTGGGAGTACAGGCTTGTTTCCATTCCTGCTGGTTCAGATCCTCTCTGACGTTCACACCGTTTCTTATTCGCTTTGTTTCCTGCAGATTTTTTGTCTGTATTCTTACGCTTGTGTGGAGATCTTAAACCTGGCTGTCATGTCTTATGACAGATATCTCGCCATCTGTCATCCTCTGCAGTATAAAACGAGCATGACGTCTAAGAAGGTGGCTGCGCTCATAGCTCTAGCGTGGTTGTTCCCTTCTCTTGCGATTGTGGTTTTGATTTCACTGAGTGCCCCTCTGCAGCTGTGTGGGAACGTAATTAACAAAGTAACCTGTGGAAACTACGCTATAGTCAAACTGGCCTGTACCGACACCGGAATCAACAACGTCTATGGACTGGTTTACACCGTCGTCTCCATCATCACTCCTCTCGTTTTGATCCTCTACACCTACACGAGGATCCTTCAGGTGTGTTTTTCCGGCTGCAAGCAGAGCAGACAGAAAGCCGTCAGCACCTGCACGCCTCACCTGGCTTCCATCCTGAACTTTTCCTTTGGTTGCTGTTTTCAAATAGTCCAGAGCAGGTTTTATATGAGCAGCGTGCCCGGCATGCTGGACATCATCTTATCACTGTACTTCCTCACGTGCCAGCCGCTCTTCACCCCGCTGCTGTATGGGCTGAAAATGAGCAGCATCCGCGTTTTGTGCAAAcggctgctgtttggtgaagTGTAG
- the LOC110955172 gene encoding olfactory receptor 49-like, which yields MMNSTEFNYFKFTAYSDSSVLKYLFFMILMSLYVLIISANMFLIVIICITRSLHEPMYLFLLSLFANELFGSTLLFPFLLVQILSDVHIVSAAVCLLQVFCLYLYAGVEIFNLAVMSYDRYLAICYPLHYNTHMSFKRVAFLIAASWFPPFLIIVITTSLSFSLQLCGNIINKVYCDNYSIVKLACSDTTVNNIYGLFITLLTLIGLLTLILYTYTKILKVCFSGSKQTRQKALSTCTPHLASLLNFFFGCMFEVLQSRFNMNSVPNMLRIFLSLYFLTCQPFFNPVVYGLKMSKIRHVCKSLFSVK from the coding sequence atGATGAACTCCACAGAGTTTAATTATTTCAAATTCACTGCCTACTCTGACAGCAGTGTGCTCAAATATTTATTCTTCATGATTCTTATGTCCTTGTATGTTTTAATCATCAGTGCTAACATGTTTCTCATTGTGATCATCTGCATTACCAGAAGCCTCCATGAGCCCATGTACCTGTTcctgctcagcctgtttgctAATGAACTGTTTGGGAGTACGTTGTTGTTTCCATTCCTCTTGGTTCAGATCCTCTCTGATGTTCACATCgtttctgcagctgtttgtttgttgcaggttttctgtttgtatttatatGCTGGTGTAGAGATTTTTAACTTGGCTGTGATGTCTTATGACAGATATCTTGCCATCTGTTATCCTCtgcactataacacacacatgtCATTTAAGAGGGTTGCTTTTCTGATTGCTGCCTCTTGGTTTCCTCCTTTTCTCATCATAGTTATCACAACATCTTTGAGTTTCTCTTTACAGCTGTGTGGAAACATCATTAACAAAGTGTACTGTGACAACTACTCCATAGTTAAGCTGGCTTGTTCTGACACTACAGTCAACAACATCTATGGACTCTTCATAACATTGCTCACACTTATTGGTCTTTTAACTTTAATTCTGTACACCTACACAAAGATCcttaaagtgtgtttttctggctCCAAACAGACCAGACAGAAAGCTCTCAGCACCTGCACACCTCACCTGGCTTCTCTGCTCAACTTCTTCTTTGGTTGCATGTTTGAAGTTTTACAGAGCAGGTTCAACATGAACAGTGTGCCCAATATGCTGCGCATATTTTTATCATTGTACTTTCTAACATGCCAGCCGTTCTTCAACCCTGTAGTGTACGgactgaaaatgtccaaaatccgTCATGTCTGTAAAAGTCTGTTTTCTGTGAAGTGA
- the LOC127536734 gene encoding olfactory receptor 11A1-like, whose translation MKMMKNSTQVSDFILAAYFDAGVFKYLFFMIVLCAYVFIVGANGFLIVVICKTRSLHEPMYLFLVSLFVNELFGSSWLFPFLMVQILSDVHTISASLCFLQVFSLYTYGNAELINLTVMSYDRYLAICYPLQYNTRMTFNKVAFLIAVTWILPVFVIGLTISLTASLTLCGNIINKVYCNNYSIIQLACCDTTVNNMFEITAASVAVFVSGSVILYTYMRILRVCFSGCKQSRKKAFSTCIPHLASLLNFSMGGSFECISSRFDVSNVPNFLQIILSVHFLIVQPFINPVMYGLNVSKIRISCKHHIVLCKR comes from the coding sequence atgaagatgatgaagaactCAACACAGGTTTCAGATTTCATTCTTGCTGCCTACTTTGACGCTGGAGTTTTTAAATACTtatttttcatgattgttctctgTGCTTATGTTTTTATTGTCGGTGCCAATGGGTttctcattgtggtcatttgtaAAACCAGAAGCCTCCATGAGCCCATGTACCTGTTCCTGGTCAGCCTGTTTGTAAATGAACTGTTTGGAAGTTCATGGTTGTTTCCATTCCTGATGGTTCAGATCCTCTCTGACGTTCACACCATTTCTGCTTCACTCTGTTTCTTACAGGTTTTCTCTTTATACACTTATGGAAACGCTGAACTCATTAACTTGACCGTCATGTCCTATGACAGATATCTTGCTATCTGTTATCCTTTGCAATATAACACACGTATGACATTCAATAAGGTTGCTTTTCTGATTGCTGTGACGTGGATACTTCCTGTTTTCGTCATTGGTCTCACAATATCACTGACTGCCTCTTTAACGCTGTGTGGGAACATCATTAATAAAGTGTACTGTAACAACTACTCCATCATACAGCTGGCCTGTTGTGACACCACAGTCAATAATATGTTTGAAATCACTGCTGCTTCCGTGGCGGTGTTTGTGTCGGGTTCTGTCATCCTCTACACCTACATGAGGATCCTTcgagtgtgtttttctggttgTAAACAGAGCAGGAAGAAAGCATTCAGCACCTGTATACCTCACCTGGCTTCTCTGCTCAACTTCTCAATGGGAGGCAGCTTTGAATGCATATCGAGCAGATTTGATGTGAGCAATGTGCCAAACTTTCTGCAAATAATTTTATCTGTACATTTTCTAATAGTGCAGCCGTTCATTAACCCTGTAATGTACGGACTAAACGTGTCCAAAATACGCATCAGTTGTAAACATCACATTGTGTTGTGTAAGCGCTGA